The DNA window TCAGCCCTTCTCCATAACATGGGCGTCCTCGTGAAAGGAGTGGAATATGCGAGAGAAACCAAGTTTTTCTACCCAGGGTATTGACATAATTTCCCAGGAAAGGCTGCCTGAGAGGGCACCAATGCGCTGGAAGTTTTTGCGGGGGGCATTGCTCGCCTGCGCGGTTATTGTTCTCCCGCTCCTGCCAGGGTGCAAGGGTGAGGCACATGCCCCTGAGATCAAGGAAGAGCCTGCCGGGAGGTCCGTGAGGGTGTTCAAGGTATCCCAGGGAACCATGCAGCCTACGATAGGATTCACCGGCGCCATTGTTCCCGTCCATGAAGTCGAGGTATACTCCAAGATACCCGGCAAGGTCCGTGAAGTTCTTGTCAAGGAAGGCGACAAGGTGAGCGAGGGGCAGCTTCTTGTACAGCTCGAGGATGACGAACTCCAGGCGCAGATGCGTTCTGTGGAGGCGAACCTCGCCATGGCGAGGACCAACCTCTCGAAGGCCCGGACAGGCTATGAGCTCCAGGATTCACAGGTGAGCGTGGGGATCAACCAGGCTCTCCAGGGCAAGATCCAGGCCCAGTTCAATTCCGAGCAGATCAAACTGAACATGGAGAATGCCAGAATAGACAGGGACCGTATGAGGCGGCTCTTCGACAGGGGAGCCATCTCCAAGCAGCAGCTCGAGATCAACGAGCTCAAGTACAATACCAATAAGAAGCAGTATGAGACGGCTCTCAGCCTCATAAAAAATGCTGAGGAGTCGGTAAGGCTCGCCCATGCAAATTCCGCGCAGAAGATGATGCGCAGCGACGAAATAGAGGGAGCGAAGGCCCAGATTGAAGCATTGGCTGCCAGCCTTGACCTGGCACGCATCAATGTGGAGAATTGCAGGATCAAGGCGCCAATTTCCGGTTATATCACCTTCAAGGGAACAGAGACTGGCGAGATTGTCAACGCAATGTCCACAGGGAAGCCTCTTGTGAGGATTGTCGATAACTCGAGAGTGAATTTCGAGGGGGAAGTCGGTGAAGAGAAGATCGAGCAGATAAAGGATGGCGACAAGGTGCAGGTTTTTCTGGATGCCCTGCCGGGCAAGAGCTTTATCGGCTCCGTTGAAACTGTCATTGCAGCGGCGGATCTCAAGACAAAATCATTCCGGGTCAAGGTGGCCATTCCCAACGAGTCGGGGACTATAAAAAGCGGCATGTTCGGCCGCGCTTCAGTCCTTCTCCCCACGGTGACCGGCATGCTGATACCCCGCAATGCACTGCTGGAAGCTTCGGGACAGAAAGCGGAAAAAGCGCCTGAAGAAGGAATCCCCACTGTCACTATTGGCAAGAGCACCGGCATCAAGCCTTACATGGTCTATATCGCCCACGGAAAATTAGCAAAACGCCGATCCGTGACCATCGGAGCGATGAACGAGAAGCAGGCCGTGATTACCGATGGCCTCTCATCTGGCGACGAAGTGATAGTGACAGGCCAGGATGCCCTGGAAGAAAACATACCAATCCTGGTGGTCCGAGGTTAACCATGTTTGAATTTGCCGTAAGGCGCCCCGTCGCGGTAACGATTATCATGCTTGCCCTCATAGGCCTTGGCGTCTATTTCGGGAACATGCTCAACATCGAGTTCTTCCCGAAACTGGATATCCCCATGGTCTCCGTGACGACCCTCTATCCAGGCGCCGGACCTGAAGAGGTGGAGGAGCAGGTAACCAAGCGCCTTGAGGACTCTCTGGGCTCAGTGGCGAACCTGAAAAAGATAAGCTCCACCTCACAGGACAATGTCTCACTGGTGATGCTGGAGTTTGAATACGGCACCAACATGACAGAAACCTTGGCCGATGTACGCGAAAAAATTGACGAGGCCAAGATGCGCCTTCCCAAGGATGCCCGCCCGCCGGTGGCTATCAAGGCCGACCCGGCATCGTCACCTGTCATGCGACTTACCCTGAGCGGCCAGATAGATCTCAGGACGCTCCGCATCTTTGCCGATGACGATCTGAAGAAGCAAATTGAAAAGATACCCGGCGTGGCCAATGTGAGCGTCTCCGGGGGCTACCAGCGCGAGATTCTAGTCGCAGTCGATGCAAAGAAGCTCAGGACCTTCAACCTCACGCCCCAGGGAGTCCTCGGCACTATCCAGATGGAGAACCTGAACGTGCCCGGCGGAAGGATCACCACTGACAAGCTTGAGTTCCAGGTAAGGACCGTCGGCGAATTCAAGACCGTTGAGGATATTCTCAGTATCTACGTGGGAAAGGCCGGAGACCGCAAGCTCTATATGAGGGACATCGCGGAAGTGACGGATACCCACAAGGAACAGCGCAGCATCTCAAGAATCGATGGCATCCCCTGCGTGAGCCTCCAGATACGGCGTACCTCCGATGCCAACGTGGTGAAGGTCTGTGACAAGATAACCAATTCCATGCCGATCCTCGAAAAAATACTGCCCCAGGGTTCAAAGCTTGATATCATCTATGACGAGTCCGAATACGTGAAGCAGTCCATCAATGCGATGAAGGAAACGGCAATTGAAGGGGCCATACTTGCCATCATCGTCATATTGATCTTCCTGGGCTCCCTCAGGAGCACCCTCATCGTGTCCCTCTCAATCCCCACCTCCATCGTGGCCACCTTCATCATGATGTATTTCAGCAACATCACGATAAACCTCATCACCCTCTCGGCATTCACTCTTGCCATCGGTCGCGTTGTTGACGACTCTATTGTGGTGCTCGAGAACATCTTCCGCTTTGTTGAGCAGGGCATGAACCCCTTTGAAGCAGCGATCAAGGGGGCCAAGGAAGTGGGCCTGGCCGTCATGGCCTCGACATTCACCACCATCTCGGTCTTTTTCCCGCTCCTCATCGTGAGCGGCATCGTGGGGCAGATTTTCACCCCTCTCTCAAAGACCTTCATGACCGCTCTGCTGCTCTCCATGCTTGTCGCCGTGCTCCTCATCCCCATGCTTGCCGCCCGCGTCATCAAGCACGTTGACCTCGAAAACGGCAGTGAGGCGAAGGCAGGGTTCTTTGGGCGTATTTTCATCGCATGGAACCGTGTCTGGAAAGGCATCGAGGAATTTTACAGGAAGGCACTCGCCCTGGCCCTGCACCATCGTGCCATAGTGCTTGTGATAGCCTTTGGCCTCTTCCTGGGAAGCCTTTTCGTATTTGCTAAGACTCCTAAGGAGATGGCGCCCAAGATGGACAGAGGGAGGACCGTCATCTCCATCGAGGCGCCTATCGGGAGCTCGGTCCAGAACACCGATAAGATAGTGAAAGAGGCAGAGGCCCTCATTAAAAAGGAGGTGCCTGAAATCAAGCATCTCATTGCCGACGTGGGCATGTCGCCGAGCGGGCAGCAAAGTTTTGCGGGAGGCTCAGGGAGCGAGGAGCCCCGCAAGGGCGGCGTAAGCCTCTACCTTGTGGAGTTGAAGCACCGGAAGCGTTCCATATTCGAGATTCAGGACACGCTGCGCCCCATTCTCCAGAAGATACCAGGGGCCACGTTCCGCGTCCAGGAGTCCATGTCCCTCACTGGTGAGGCGGCCCTGCAGTTCATCATCAAAGGCGACGATCTCGCTACTCTTGCGGAGCTTGGCGACACTCTCCAAAAAAAGGTGGCTGCCGTCCCTGGCGCCGCCGATATCGATCTGAACTGGCGGACCGGAAGCCCCGAGTACAGGATAGTCATAGACAGGGTGAAGGCTGGCGAGCTGGGCGTCAACCTTGCCGATATCGGCATGACGGTGAGCACCTATGTGAAGGGCGACCAGGTTGAAGATATCAGCAAGTTCAAGGAAAAAGGCAAGGAATATGACATCACGGTGCAGCTCCCCGAGTCAGATCGCGACACCATCGAAGAGATCAAGGATCTCCCCGTGAAGCTCGACAAGGAGACCCAGGTTCCCCTCTGGACCCTCGCAGATGTCACCGTTGCAGGCGCGCCGAGCAAGATAACGCGCGAGGACCGCTCACGGTGCGTCATCATCCAGGGAAATACGGCCGGGAGGGCTCCCCAGTATGTTATAGAAGATATCAAGGCCACCCTCTCAAAGGAGAAGCTGCCCAATGGCTATACATGGGAGGTCGGCGGCGAAGAAAAGCGGAGAGCCGAGGCCTTTGGCCACCTTTTCGGCTCCCTGTTTCTCGCGATATTCCTGGTGTACGGCATCCTGGCCATACAGTTTGAGAGCTTTATCCATCCCTTTACCATCATGATGGCCATCCCCCTCGAGCTGGTGGGAGTTGCCGCGACACTCGTTCTGAGCGGCGAGCCCGTCAGCATGACGGTGCTTCTGGGCCTTATCATGCTCACCGGTATTGTGGTATCAAACTCCATTCTTCTCGTCAATTATATCATTGTGCTCCGTGAAGAGGGTGTTCCCCGCGCCGAGGCCATTCTGCGAGCCGGTCCCACGAGGCTCAGGCCCATCATGATGACGGCCATGGCCACCATGATTGCCATGATCCCCCTCGCCCTGGGCCTCCGCGAGGGCGGAGAGTTTTTCGCGCCCCTTGCGAAGATCGTTATCGGCGGCCTTCTCACCTCGACAGCCTTCACGCTCCTGGTAGTTCCCTGCTTCTACTCATTCGTAGATGACATCGGGATGAGGCTGGGACTTGCAAAGCGCGATTAATTGGCTCATGCCTGCTGCTCTGTCTGAGGCTCCACCTTCTGGTTGCCTTCCCAGATAAAGATGCGCCTCATCTTTTCCCAGAACTCTCCTCCCATCACAAACATGCTTGCGAAAAAGGTGAGATCTGAGGCTGCAAGAATGGTGATCCTCGCCATTCCCTGGGGCATGACATGGGGAGCATAACCGTAAAAATAAATGG is part of the Candidatus Eremiobacterota bacterium genome and encodes:
- a CDS encoding efflux RND transporter periplasmic adaptor subunit; translation: MREKPSFSTQGIDIISQERLPERAPMRWKFLRGALLACAVIVLPLLPGCKGEAHAPEIKEEPAGRSVRVFKVSQGTMQPTIGFTGAIVPVHEVEVYSKIPGKVREVLVKEGDKVSEGQLLVQLEDDELQAQMRSVEANLAMARTNLSKARTGYELQDSQVSVGINQALQGKIQAQFNSEQIKLNMENARIDRDRMRRLFDRGAISKQQLEINELKYNTNKKQYETALSLIKNAEESVRLAHANSAQKMMRSDEIEGAKAQIEALAASLDLARINVENCRIKAPISGYITFKGTETGEIVNAMSTGKPLVRIVDNSRVNFEGEVGEEKIEQIKDGDKVQVFLDALPGKSFIGSVETVIAAADLKTKSFRVKVAIPNESGTIKSGMFGRASVLLPTVTGMLIPRNALLEASGQKAEKAPEEGIPTVTIGKSTGIKPYMVYIAHGKLAKRRSVTIGAMNEKQAVITDGLSSGDEVIVTGQDALEENIPILVVRG
- a CDS encoding efflux RND transporter permease subunit, whose translation is MFEFAVRRPVAVTIIMLALIGLGVYFGNMLNIEFFPKLDIPMVSVTTLYPGAGPEEVEEQVTKRLEDSLGSVANLKKISSTSQDNVSLVMLEFEYGTNMTETLADVREKIDEAKMRLPKDARPPVAIKADPASSPVMRLTLSGQIDLRTLRIFADDDLKKQIEKIPGVANVSVSGGYQREILVAVDAKKLRTFNLTPQGVLGTIQMENLNVPGGRITTDKLEFQVRTVGEFKTVEDILSIYVGKAGDRKLYMRDIAEVTDTHKEQRSISRIDGIPCVSLQIRRTSDANVVKVCDKITNSMPILEKILPQGSKLDIIYDESEYVKQSINAMKETAIEGAILAIIVILIFLGSLRSTLIVSLSIPTSIVATFIMMYFSNITINLITLSAFTLAIGRVVDDSIVVLENIFRFVEQGMNPFEAAIKGAKEVGLAVMASTFTTISVFFPLLIVSGIVGQIFTPLSKTFMTALLLSMLVAVLLIPMLAARVIKHVDLENGSEAKAGFFGRIFIAWNRVWKGIEEFYRKALALALHHRAIVLVIAFGLFLGSLFVFAKTPKEMAPKMDRGRTVISIEAPIGSSVQNTDKIVKEAEALIKKEVPEIKHLIADVGMSPSGQQSFAGGSGSEEPRKGGVSLYLVELKHRKRSIFEIQDTLRPILQKIPGATFRVQESMSLTGEAALQFIIKGDDLATLAELGDTLQKKVAAVPGAADIDLNWRTGSPEYRIVIDRVKAGELGVNLADIGMTVSTYVKGDQVEDISKFKEKGKEYDITVQLPESDRDTIEEIKDLPVKLDKETQVPLWTLADVTVAGAPSKITREDRSRCVIIQGNTAGRAPQYVIEDIKATLSKEKLPNGYTWEVGGEEKRRAEAFGHLFGSLFLAIFLVYGILAIQFESFIHPFTIMMAIPLELVGVAATLVLSGEPVSMTVLLGLIMLTGIVVSNSILLVNYIIVLREEGVPRAEAILRAGPTRLRPIMMTAMATMIAMIPLALGLREGGEFFAPLAKIVIGGLLTSTAFTLLVVPCFYSFVDDIGMRLGLAKRD